Proteins encoded within one genomic window of Prosthecobacter algae:
- a CDS encoding NAD-dependent epimerase/dehydratase family protein, producing the protein MKALITGGAGFIGSHIAQALCARGASVVVLDNLSLGNIENLAWKKPGDDLEFVQGDIGDEALLAKITPGCDWVFHEGALPSVPRSVAQPLESNAQNLDGTLKVLIAARDAGVKRFMFASSSSIYGDSDAPSKYEGLPPNPLSPYALQKYASEKYGQLFHRLYGLETVGLRYFNVFGPRQAFDSPYSGVIAKYCTAMLKGERPLVFGDGLQARDFTYVDNAVSANLLAAEAPAEKVAGKFFNTAAGDSISLLQLIEELNQLTNQKLEPEFQPPRVGDVRNSLADISAAREAMGYEVLVDWKDGVARTLDFYR; encoded by the coding sequence ATGAAAGCTCTCATCACCGGCGGTGCCGGATTCATCGGTTCCCACATTGCCCAAGCCCTGTGCGCCCGCGGGGCGAGTGTAGTCGTGCTGGACAATCTTAGCCTTGGCAACATTGAGAACTTGGCCTGGAAAAAGCCTGGCGATGACCTGGAATTCGTCCAGGGAGACATTGGCGATGAAGCCCTGCTGGCCAAAATCACCCCGGGCTGTGACTGGGTGTTTCATGAAGGTGCCCTCCCCTCCGTGCCGCGCTCCGTGGCACAGCCGCTGGAAAGCAACGCGCAGAACCTGGATGGCACGCTGAAGGTCCTCATCGCGGCCCGGGATGCCGGGGTGAAGCGTTTCATGTTTGCCAGTTCCTCCTCGATCTATGGCGATTCCGATGCCCCTTCCAAATACGAAGGCCTGCCGCCCAACCCGCTTTCACCTTATGCCCTGCAGAAATACGCGAGCGAGAAGTACGGCCAGCTTTTCCACCGCCTGTATGGCCTGGAAACCGTCGGCCTGCGTTATTTCAATGTCTTTGGCCCGCGCCAGGCCTTTGATTCGCCCTACTCCGGAGTGATCGCCAAGTACTGCACCGCCATGCTCAAGGGCGAGCGCCCGCTGGTGTTTGGGGACGGCCTCCAGGCCCGCGACTTCACCTATGTGGACAACGCCGTTTCCGCCAACCTGCTGGCCGCCGAAGCCCCCGCAGAGAAAGTGGCCGGCAAATTCTTCAACACCGCGGCCGGAGATTCCATCTCCCTGCTCCAGCTCATTGAAGAACTGAACCAGCTCACCAACCAGAAGCTGGAACCCGAATTCCAGCCGCCGCGTGTGGGCGATGTCCGCAACTCGCTGGCCGATATTTCGGCTGCGCGCGAGGCCATGGGTTATGAAGTGCTCGTTGACTGGAAGGACGGCGTGGCCCGCACGCTCGACTTCTACCGTTGA
- a CDS encoding nucleotide sugar dehydrogenase gives MSSGSLIGIIGLGYVGLPLSLRFAQCGSQVLGLDIDPTKVEKLTAGESYILHIPEKDIAAAVSEGRFRATTDFSQARDCTALIICVPTPLAAGNEPDLSYVLNTGRAIAPHLQKGQLVVLESTTYPGTTDGELREVLEAGSGLTAGVDFHLAFSPEREDPGNPLSDVSRIPKVIGGLTPACQQRAMEIYGRAIQTLVPVDSCRIAEAVKLTENIFRAVNIAMVNELKIVYDKMGIDIWEVIAAAKTKPFGFMPFYPGPGLGGHCIPIDPFYLTWKARQYGQETRFIELAGQVNTAMPAYVIQRCGEALAAQGKELKGSQVLLLGIAYKPNVDDDRESPAYVLWEMLEEAGSTVAYHDPHVPVIRPSREHGHFAGRLSTDLTAESLAGYDLVLLATNHQAVDYDLIAANARLVVDTRNALGQLLKGQSHYYKA, from the coding sequence ATGTCTTCAGGCTCACTCATTGGCATCATCGGTCTTGGTTATGTCGGACTCCCCCTCAGCTTGCGCTTCGCCCAATGTGGCAGCCAGGTTCTGGGACTCGATATTGACCCTACAAAAGTGGAGAAACTCACCGCAGGTGAGAGTTATATCCTGCACATCCCGGAAAAGGACATCGCAGCGGCCGTCAGCGAAGGCCGATTCCGCGCCACAACGGATTTTTCCCAGGCCCGTGACTGCACGGCCCTCATCATCTGTGTGCCCACCCCGCTGGCAGCCGGCAATGAGCCAGATCTCAGCTACGTGCTAAATACCGGCCGGGCCATCGCCCCACATCTTCAGAAAGGCCAGCTTGTGGTGTTGGAGTCCACCACCTATCCCGGTACTACCGATGGGGAGCTGCGCGAGGTGTTGGAAGCTGGATCTGGCCTGACAGCCGGCGTGGATTTTCACCTCGCCTTTTCTCCGGAGCGCGAAGATCCCGGCAACCCCCTGAGTGATGTTTCCCGCATCCCCAAGGTCATCGGCGGCCTCACCCCGGCTTGCCAGCAGCGGGCCATGGAAATCTATGGCCGCGCCATCCAGACCCTGGTGCCCGTGGATTCCTGCCGCATCGCCGAGGCGGTGAAACTCACCGAAAACATCTTCCGCGCCGTCAACATCGCCATGGTGAACGAGCTCAAGATTGTCTATGACAAGATGGGCATCGATATCTGGGAGGTCATCGCTGCCGCCAAGACCAAGCCCTTTGGTTTCATGCCTTTCTATCCTGGGCCCGGCCTCGGCGGGCACTGCATCCCCATCGATCCCTTTTATCTCACCTGGAAAGCCCGCCAATATGGCCAGGAGACGCGGTTTATCGAGCTCGCCGGCCAGGTCAATACCGCCATGCCTGCCTATGTGATCCAGCGCTGCGGAGAAGCCCTCGCCGCACAGGGCAAGGAGTTGAAGGGCAGCCAGGTCCTTCTGCTGGGCATCGCCTATAAACCCAATGTGGACGACGATCGCGAAAGCCCCGCCTACGTTCTCTGGGAAATGCTGGAAGAGGCCGGATCCACCGTTGCCTATCACGATCCGCACGTGCCTGTTATCCGCCCATCACGCGAGCACGGCCACTTCGCCGGACGGCTCAGCACCGACCTGACGGCTGAAAGCCTTGCCGGATATGACCTCGTCCTTTTGGCCACGAACCACCAGGCGGTGGACTATGACCTGATCGCCGCGAATGCCCGCCTCGTTGTCGATACACGCAATGCCCTCGGCCAGTTGCTGAAGGGCCAATCTCATTATTACAAAGCCTAG
- a CDS encoding endonuclease/exonuclease/phosphatase family protein has protein sequence MRGRSHLKDALLMDSEPSTSAPNALLARTGKALIAASENEGCMPILLRWLRRLTFWSILLYVIGLVGMVLALSWAGERNVTTAFLLFLPPSLWWLPALPLALAALLLHRRAFLLLLLVLLWFGYDFLGWRRHAAPAPETAALKVMTYNRGQHMNQSLKPFKEATRPDVILFQEAYGRAAGYAADPDYGEFIQTRSLGEHTILSRYPVLEEKMLPALPGQSPKAVRFVIDWNGRQVAIYSVHLQTPREVLGYQVRGGFLYGILGLPGTPWAAKRKQMQTFWDGQIADAEIVLKAVREDPLPVIVAGDFNSPHVGYVHRLITRDLGDSHDSAGQGFGWSFPGSTHNPLSMGGPWLRIDYVFFSRHWEAVQCITEADRPSQHRALTSTLVLRNP, from the coding sequence ATGCGTGGCCGCTCCCATCTGAAAGATGCCCTGCTCATGGATTCTGAACCGAGCACGTCTGCACCGAATGCCCTTCTCGCCCGCACGGGCAAGGCGCTGATTGCGGCCTCTGAAAACGAGGGTTGCATGCCCATTCTGCTGCGGTGGCTGCGCAGACTCACCTTTTGGTCCATCCTGCTGTATGTGATTGGGCTGGTGGGCATGGTCCTGGCACTGAGCTGGGCTGGCGAACGGAATGTCACCACGGCCTTCCTCCTGTTCCTCCCCCCTTCCCTGTGGTGGCTGCCCGCCCTGCCCCTGGCCCTGGCGGCCCTGCTGCTACATCGGCGGGCGTTTCTGCTCCTGCTGCTGGTGCTGCTGTGGTTTGGCTATGATTTCCTGGGCTGGCGCCGCCATGCCGCCCCTGCGCCTGAGACGGCTGCACTGAAGGTGATGACCTACAACCGCGGGCAGCACATGAACCAGAGCCTGAAGCCTTTCAAAGAGGCCACCCGGCCTGATGTGATCCTTTTTCAGGAAGCCTATGGCCGTGCCGCCGGGTATGCCGCAGACCCGGACTATGGCGAATTTATCCAAACCCGCAGCCTGGGCGAGCACACCATCCTCAGCCGCTACCCGGTGCTGGAGGAAAAGATGCTGCCCGCCCTCCCCGGCCAGTCGCCGAAAGCGGTACGCTTTGTGATTGATTGGAACGGCAGGCAGGTGGCCATCTACAGCGTGCATTTGCAGACCCCACGCGAGGTGCTGGGCTACCAGGTGCGCGGTGGATTCCTTTACGGCATCCTGGGCCTGCCGGGCACACCCTGGGCCGCCAAACGCAAGCAGATGCAGACTTTCTGGGATGGTCAGATCGCCGATGCGGAGATCGTGCTGAAAGCCGTGCGCGAAGACCCCCTGCCAGTCATCGTGGCCGGAGACTTCAATTCCCCCCATGTCGGCTATGTCCACCGCCTGATCACCCGCGATCTGGGCGATTCCCACGACAGCGCTGGCCAGGGATTCGGCTGGAGCTTTCCTGGCAGCACCCACAATCCGCTGAGCATGGGCGGCCCTTGGCTGCGCATTGATTACGTCTTTTTCAGCCGTCACTGGGAGGCGGTGCAATGCATCACTGAGGCCGACCGCCCCTCCCAACACCGCGCCCTGACCTCCACCCTGGTCCTCAGGAACCCTTGA
- a CDS encoding RNA polymerase sigma factor — protein MAEPSTSSSLFPQTRWTLVHLLNSPDSRTADIALEQLCRAYHRPLYVYARGLGLSRPDAEDLVQSLFARLLAQESFKTLQQQKGRMRSWIVRVFLNEMSHWKQRQLAQKRGGKNGLITLDFSEAERLLTDVALTQSDPARACDLAQAIELWRELLPHLREKYRLRDRQELFTALEPALLGGWPADGPGQKIIAEQIGTTALRLKAHLVRLREQARLHFSDLAREKLDPAISEEEVAHLWGLLTR, from the coding sequence ATGGCCGAGCCTTCTACATCCAGCTCACTCTTTCCCCAGACACGCTGGACGCTGGTGCATCTGCTGAATTCTCCGGATTCACGCACGGCGGACATCGCTCTAGAGCAACTCTGTCGCGCTTATCATCGCCCCCTCTATGTCTATGCTCGAGGTTTAGGTTTGAGCCGCCCCGATGCCGAAGACTTGGTGCAGAGCCTCTTTGCGCGTCTTTTGGCTCAGGAATCCTTTAAGACCCTCCAGCAACAAAAAGGCAGGATGCGCTCATGGATCGTGCGGGTGTTTCTCAATGAGATGAGCCACTGGAAACAACGCCAACTCGCCCAAAAACGCGGAGGCAAAAACGGCCTCATCACGCTCGATTTCAGTGAGGCCGAGCGACTACTCACGGATGTCGCCCTCACTCAAAGCGATCCCGCGAGGGCCTGCGACTTAGCGCAGGCAATAGAACTGTGGCGCGAATTGCTGCCACATCTCCGCGAAAAATATCGTCTGCGGGACCGACAAGAACTTTTCACCGCCCTGGAGCCTGCCCTACTGGGTGGATGGCCCGCCGATGGTCCCGGGCAAAAAATTATTGCAGAACAGATAGGCACCACGGCCTTGAGACTCAAGGCCCATCTTGTTCGGCTGCGGGAGCAAGCCCGCCTGCACTTCAGCGATCTGGCCCGCGAGAAGCTGGACCCCGCCATCAGCGAAGAAGAAGTCGCGCATCTTTGGGGCTTACTCACCCGTTGA
- the xylB gene encoding xylulokinase — MYFLGIDSGTQSTKAIVLDLDTGKILASGHSSYELIEGLPPGHLEQNPQDWLDAVESSVKQCLEKLGADKAKVAGIGVSGQQHGLVALGADDKPVRPAKLWCDTSTQAQCAELAHEFGGQPGIIALAGNAMLPGYTIPKLLWMKQNEPENFAKTTSILLPHDYINFWLSGVKRMEYGDASGMGILNVNTREWCYELCDYIDTRVRSMLPELGSSRSVHGRLRPELAQAWGLSENVIISAGGGDNMMGAIGTGNIKPGVVTASFGTSGTLYGVAASPVVDGQGEVAAFCDSTDQWLPLVCTMNVTVVTEQVREMYGWDLTQLEDAVKAAPAGAEGVMFLPYLNGERTPNLPNGSGVIHGLRPTNMTPQNIARAAVEGATLGLAYGLKRFRDLGLNPTEIRLTGGGSKSSTWRQIAADCFNAEVVTLNTSEGAALGSAIQASYAQANEKGETVSYEALCAKLVTLDESTRCKPNPENAALYAQQLERQMELTGRLNQTGWL; from the coding sequence ATGTATTTTCTCGGCATTGACAGCGGCACGCAGAGCACGAAGGCCATCGTTCTCGATCTCGACACGGGCAAGATTCTCGCCTCTGGCCACAGCAGCTACGAGCTGATCGAAGGCCTGCCTCCTGGCCACCTAGAGCAAAATCCTCAAGACTGGTTGGATGCGGTGGAGAGCAGTGTGAAGCAGTGCCTGGAAAAACTGGGTGCGGATAAGGCCAAGGTCGCCGGCATCGGCGTCAGCGGTCAGCAGCACGGCCTCGTCGCCCTCGGGGCCGATGACAAGCCTGTGCGCCCGGCCAAGCTGTGGTGCGACACCTCCACCCAGGCCCAGTGCGCAGAGCTGGCCCATGAATTCGGCGGTCAGCCCGGCATCATCGCCCTGGCAGGCAATGCCATGCTGCCCGGCTACACCATCCCGAAGCTGCTGTGGATGAAGCAGAATGAGCCGGAAAACTTTGCGAAAACGACGTCTATCCTGCTGCCGCATGATTACATCAACTTCTGGCTGAGTGGCGTGAAACGCATGGAATACGGCGACGCTTCCGGCATGGGCATCCTGAACGTGAACACCCGCGAGTGGTGCTATGAACTCTGCGATTACATCGACACCCGCGTGCGCTCCATGCTGCCGGAGCTTGGCTCCAGCCGCAGCGTGCATGGCCGTCTGCGTCCCGAGCTGGCCCAGGCCTGGGGTCTGAGTGAAAACGTCATCATCAGCGCTGGCGGCGGTGACAACATGATGGGTGCCATCGGCACCGGCAACATCAAGCCAGGCGTCGTCACAGCCAGCTTTGGCACCAGCGGGACTCTGTATGGGGTAGCCGCCTCTCCAGTGGTGGATGGCCAGGGCGAAGTGGCTGCCTTTTGCGACAGCACGGACCAGTGGCTGCCCCTCGTCTGCACGATGAATGTCACCGTCGTGACGGAGCAGGTGCGCGAGATGTACGGCTGGGATTTGACTCAACTGGAAGACGCCGTCAAAGCCGCGCCCGCTGGGGCCGAAGGGGTGATGTTCCTGCCCTACCTCAATGGTGAGCGCACGCCCAACCTGCCGAATGGCAGCGGCGTGATCCATGGCCTGCGACCCACCAACATGACGCCGCAAAACATCGCCCGCGCGGCGGTGGAAGGTGCAACGCTGGGCCTGGCCTATGGCCTGAAACGCTTCCGCGATCTGGGACTGAACCCGACCGAGATCCGCCTCACCGGGGGCGGCAGCAAGAGCAGTACCTGGAGACAGATCGCCGCGGATTGTTTCAATGCCGAAGTCGTGACCCTCAACACCAGTGAAGGTGCCGCCCTGGGTTCTGCCATCCAGGCCTCCTATGCCCAGGCGAACGAGAAAGGCGAGACGGTGAGCTATGAAGCTCTCTGCGCCAAACTGGTGACGCTGGATGAGTCCACCCGCTGCAAACCCAATCCGGAAAATGCCGCGCTTTATGCGCAGCAACTGGAGCGCCAGATGGAGCTGACCGGGCGGCTGAACCAAACTGGCTGGCTGTGA
- a CDS encoding pseudouridine synthase has product MKLDRFLAKQSSMGRTAAHRLIAAKRVRVDGEVCANNQQEVDRFTRIELDETVLQQPERALYLMLNKPVGILSATTDPVHPTVIDLLDDPDKHTLHIAGRLDRGTSGLVLLTNDGRWSKRLMEPVERVPKVYLVETAEDIIPEAIAAFAAGFYFHTEDITTQPAELQILAPRQARLTLYEGRYHQVKRMFHRVQNRVTALHRESIGSLHLPADLQPGQWRALTPAEIAAF; this is encoded by the coding sequence ATGAAGCTGGACCGTTTCCTGGCCAAACAATCCTCCATGGGCCGCACTGCCGCCCATCGGCTGATCGCGGCCAAGCGTGTGCGGGTGGATGGGGAGGTCTGTGCCAACAACCAGCAGGAGGTGGATCGCTTCACGCGCATCGAGCTGGATGAAACCGTGCTGCAACAGCCAGAGCGGGCGCTGTATCTGATGCTGAACAAGCCCGTGGGCATCCTCAGCGCCACGACAGACCCCGTTCACCCGACCGTCATTGATCTGCTGGATGATCCCGACAAGCACACCCTGCACATCGCCGGCAGACTGGACCGGGGCACCTCCGGCCTGGTGCTGCTGACCAACGATGGCCGCTGGTCCAAACGCCTGATGGAACCTGTGGAGCGAGTGCCCAAAGTTTATCTTGTGGAGACAGCGGAAGACATCATACCGGAGGCCATCGCCGCTTTTGCCGCCGGGTTTTATTTCCACACCGAAGACATCACCACCCAGCCTGCGGAGCTGCAGATTTTGGCCCCCCGCCAAGCGCGGCTGACGCTTTACGAAGGACGCTATCATCAAGTGAAGCGCATGTTTCACCGGGTGCAAAATCGGGTCACTGCCCTGCACCGGGAAAGCATCGGCAGCCTGCACCTGCCCGCGGATTTGCAGCCGGGCCAGTGGCGAGCACTGACACCGGCAGAAATCGCCGCTTTTTAG
- a CDS encoding putative Ig domain-containing protein: MKLLAHLIFTSFLFLPQWGMAAPEVSFYSSHQIVRNNSSTEFFFDATGTGQVTCQWQKDGVDIPAPAGTRTVLSLSTVDLEDAGLYRVTVTDSTGSVTLDPRRLAVVGEGNPEAITVDEGGNIELFCEVAGPDLSYEWRLGETLIKNSSRISGATTAALRISKATLADAADFGAYRLTVKMPGVGDAVLTYDYQLVEVAVITRPVVSTSNFSTYMTGQAVDIQLSAAPETILGYRASGLPAGLSMSSSGRITGRPTKPGNYKVQVTATNRLGTGPAKAIPLTILSLNEDLVGIYRGVVELAAKFGGQVGGSGLGGSVVLTLSSTGTYSGYLYYHGVKLSFKGSLEVDASGEVASGTARMTANKLKPGALVLRFRVDPAEDDLTGILSDESLPNFETTDQIGLGEGDTNGDLAAARFKDPGAILMKPDGEWAILDRGNFTIRATGSLNSLQFIDRIAGQSGTSGYQDGGSALFSEMNDLVLSPSNQLIIADTLNHCLRRTPSAIGGSLEPTTFAGSASEAMTTNGTLAQARFREPHGLAYGPKGDLYVTDRLAHTLRRITTAGLVSTLAGVDLQSGAVEGSGAKARFNQPRGIVADKAGNLYIADTGNHAIRKVTSTGTVSTYAGILGNPGTEDGPLKHSRFSGPTEISLAADGALLVVDNAGACIRRISVTGLVTTIFPVAPGGIARGVSTAVISHVTPQVDGSLWISDLTNDVIQVLTQPEASMDGEPYLSAEIEGDRTPWSSKQPVPTSYLGNHHTLIYGGLEQPGGIPDGDGWLVTTVGKTGSVIWKGRLADGTAVTGAGALEQALFYDMHTPLYKGTGMLQGRIRITEDSNRPITGTVNWGKLPQPLSPFTRSYANGFPAISRGVNGGKYVAPVSGTRLFGITQAEPANAQITVSTEQTEPSFTQLLGLTDKNVMVVPKGAENPKAFKISFNAKTGSLVGSFILTENNPINGGKPQTLQRVGTFSGLFFSDSNLATGHVLLPDAPDEDQPDPKKTAIRSVLFELGSRPD; the protein is encoded by the coding sequence ATGAAATTACTCGCCCACCTGATTTTCACCTCTTTCCTGTTCCTGCCTCAATGGGGGATGGCAGCGCCTGAAGTTTCTTTTTATTCCTCTCATCAAATCGTGCGGAATAATTCCTCCACGGAGTTTTTTTTCGATGCCACGGGAACTGGTCAGGTAACTTGTCAATGGCAGAAGGACGGGGTGGACATTCCAGCGCCCGCAGGCACTCGCACGGTTCTGAGCCTAAGTACGGTGGATCTGGAGGATGCGGGACTTTATCGGGTAACGGTGACGGACAGCACTGGCAGTGTGACTTTAGATCCCAGGCGGTTGGCTGTGGTCGGTGAAGGAAATCCAGAGGCCATTACTGTTGACGAAGGCGGCAACATTGAACTGTTCTGTGAAGTCGCGGGTCCGGACCTGAGCTATGAATGGAGACTGGGTGAAACGTTGATCAAAAACAGCTCTCGTATCTCTGGTGCCACGACGGCGGCTCTGCGCATCTCGAAGGCCACTCTTGCCGATGCTGCAGATTTTGGTGCTTACCGCCTGACCGTGAAGATGCCTGGTGTGGGCGATGCGGTGTTGACGTACGATTATCAGTTGGTGGAGGTCGCCGTCATCACCCGACCCGTGGTGAGCACCAGCAACTTCTCCACTTACATGACTGGTCAGGCCGTAGATATTCAGCTCTCAGCCGCGCCGGAGACTATTCTGGGTTACCGAGCCAGTGGTCTCCCTGCTGGGCTTAGCATGAGTTCCTCTGGGAGGATCACCGGGCGGCCAACCAAACCTGGTAACTACAAGGTCCAGGTGACAGCCACGAATCGTCTTGGCACGGGTCCGGCCAAGGCCATTCCGTTGACCATCCTTTCCCTGAATGAAGATCTTGTGGGAATCTATCGTGGCGTTGTGGAGCTCGCGGCCAAATTCGGTGGACAGGTGGGGGGCTCTGGTCTGGGGGGCAGCGTGGTCCTGACGTTGAGTTCCACCGGCACGTATTCAGGCTATCTCTATTACCACGGCGTAAAGCTTTCCTTCAAAGGCTCCTTGGAGGTGGATGCCTCCGGTGAAGTGGCGAGCGGGACTGCACGCATGACTGCTAATAAGCTGAAACCCGGGGCCCTGGTTTTGCGGTTCCGGGTGGATCCTGCTGAGGATGACCTGACTGGCATCCTCAGCGATGAATCGCTGCCTAATTTTGAGACCACGGATCAGATCGGTCTTGGCGAAGGAGACACCAATGGCGACTTAGCGGCGGCACGATTTAAAGACCCAGGGGCCATCTTGATGAAGCCTGATGGCGAATGGGCCATTTTGGATCGCGGGAATTTTACCATCCGCGCGACTGGCAGCTTAAACAGCCTTCAATTCATTGACCGCATCGCTGGGCAATCTGGGACCTCCGGCTATCAGGATGGAGGCAGTGCCCTTTTTTCTGAAATGAATGACCTTGTGTTGAGTCCGAGCAATCAATTGATCATCGCCGACACCCTGAATCATTGCTTGCGGCGGACACCGAGTGCCATCGGAGGTAGCTTAGAGCCGACCACCTTTGCTGGTTCTGCGAGTGAAGCCATGACGACCAATGGAACCTTGGCTCAGGCTCGTTTCCGCGAGCCCCATGGTCTGGCCTACGGACCGAAAGGGGACCTTTACGTCACAGATCGTTTGGCCCATACGCTAAGGCGGATCACGACCGCCGGTCTCGTCAGCACCCTCGCTGGTGTGGATCTTCAATCCGGTGCCGTCGAAGGTAGTGGAGCGAAGGCACGCTTTAATCAACCGCGTGGCATCGTGGCAGACAAGGCGGGTAATCTTTACATCGCCGATACCGGGAACCACGCCATCCGCAAGGTGACCTCCACTGGGACGGTCAGTACCTATGCAGGTATCTTGGGCAATCCAGGTACGGAGGATGGGCCACTCAAACATAGCCGGTTCAGCGGACCTACGGAGATCTCTCTGGCGGCCGATGGCGCGTTGCTCGTCGTGGACAATGCTGGGGCCTGCATCCGCCGTATTTCAGTCACCGGATTGGTGACCACCATTTTCCCAGTCGCGCCTGGGGGCATCGCCCGTGGAGTATCTACGGCTGTGATCAGCCATGTCACACCGCAGGTCGATGGCTCACTGTGGATTTCGGACCTAACGAATGATGTGATTCAGGTGCTGACTCAGCCCGAGGCGTCTATGGATGGAGAGCCTTACCTCAGCGCGGAAATAGAGGGAGATCGTACACCCTGGTCCAGCAAGCAACCGGTGCCGACTTCCTACCTGGGCAATCACCACACCTTGATTTATGGGGGATTGGAACAGCCAGGCGGGATCCCTGATGGAGATGGCTGGCTGGTCACGACCGTAGGCAAAACGGGGTCGGTCATCTGGAAGGGCCGCTTGGCCGATGGCACGGCGGTGACAGGTGCTGGCGCACTGGAGCAAGCCCTCTTTTATGACATGCATACTCCGCTGTATAAAGGCACGGGTATGCTGCAAGGCCGCATCCGTATCACCGAAGACTCCAATCGGCCCATCACGGGTACTGTCAATTGGGGCAAACTGCCGCAGCCCTTGAGCCCCTTCACCCGCTCTTACGCCAATGGATTTCCGGCAATCTCGCGCGGCGTTAATGGAGGGAAATATGTGGCTCCAGTCTCCGGGACTCGACTCTTTGGCATCACTCAGGCTGAGCCAGCCAACGCCCAGATCACTGTCTCGACAGAACAAACGGAACCGTCCTTCACGCAACTTCTCGGTCTAACTGATAAGAATGTCATGGTCGTCCCCAAGGGGGCTGAAAATCCAAAGGCCTTCAAAATCAGCTTCAATGCAAAGACTGGCAGCCTGGTCGGCAGCTTCATTCTCACGGAAAATAATCCGATCAATGGGGGTAAACCGCAGACCCTTCAACGAGTCGGCACTTTCAGCGGTTTGTTCTTCTCCGATTCCAATCTCGCCACTGGACATGTTTTGCTTCCAGATGCGCCAGACGAGGACCAGCCTGATCCGAAGAAAACGGCGATTCGCTCCGTGCTCTTTGAGCTGGGATCTCGTCCAGACTAG